A stretch of Acidobacteriota bacterium DNA encodes these proteins:
- a CDS encoding carboxypeptidase regulatory-like domain-containing protein encodes MRRSVSSGVLPVVCVMSIVLAYATLGARQGNTAAAVAVDPDDIGGVVRGRSGPEAGVWVIAETPDLGTRFSRTVVTDDQGRYLVPDLPKATYQVWVRGYGLVDSKKVSATPGRTLNLTAVPAPTPRAAAAIYPAGYWLSLLKVPEKSEFGQPGTGVNPAVKNQADWMRIIKSGGCTACHQLGTRGTRELLPALGTFPDSKMAWERRIQSGQAGAQMFGTINQLGKPKAIELFADWTDRIKAGEVPQAPPRPKGLERNVVITQWDWAEPHVYLHDLITSDRRNPRVNGNGLIYGSLELSADYLPVLDPVKHTVTKVPLTVRDPKTPAPSAAMMQPSPYWGQEVLWTSQSNVHNPMMDEQGRVWITAAIRPSANPDYCREGSSHPSAKLFPINNAGRHLAVWDSKTQQLTHISTCFGTHHLAFAEDANHTLWTSGGGQVVGWINRKIWDETHDEAKAQGWTALILDANGNGRRDEYVEPNQPLDPAKDKRWAGAFYAVQPAPDGSVWGSQLGYPGAIVRLSPGASPPETALAEVYVPPYKEKVAGYSPRGMDIDRSGVAWVPLASGHLASFDRRKCKGPLNGPAAATGEHCPEGWTLHAEPLPNFKNVTDSGSTEGSYYTWVDWFNALGLGENVPMSTGNASEGLLVLKDGQWIVLRVPYPNGFFAKWVDGRIDNPEIGWKGRGLWATVSTRAPFHTETGKGTTSKVLKFQMRGTPLDR; translated from the coding sequence ATGAGAAGAAGTGTCTCTTCCGGTGTGCTGCCCGTCGTGTGCGTGATGTCGATCGTGCTGGCGTATGCGACGCTCGGCGCGCGGCAGGGGAATACGGCTGCCGCGGTCGCCGTCGATCCCGATGACATCGGCGGCGTCGTCCGCGGACGGTCCGGGCCGGAGGCGGGCGTGTGGGTCATCGCCGAGACGCCCGATCTCGGGACGCGATTCTCGCGTACGGTCGTGACCGACGATCAGGGCCGCTACCTCGTGCCGGATCTGCCGAAGGCGACCTATCAAGTGTGGGTGCGGGGCTACGGCCTGGTGGACTCGAAGAAAGTCAGCGCCACGCCTGGCCGGACGTTGAACCTCACGGCCGTGCCGGCCCCGACGCCGCGCGCAGCGGCGGCGATCTATCCGGCCGGGTACTGGCTCTCGCTGCTGAAGGTGCCGGAGAAGAGCGAGTTCGGGCAGCCGGGCACCGGCGTGAACCCGGCGGTGAAGAACCAGGCCGATTGGATGCGCATCATCAAGTCAGGCGGCTGCACCGCATGCCATCAGCTCGGCACGCGCGGCACGCGCGAGCTGCTGCCGGCGCTCGGCACGTTTCCCGATTCGAAGATGGCCTGGGAGCGGCGCATCCAGTCAGGGCAGGCGGGCGCGCAGATGTTCGGGACCATCAACCAGCTCGGCAAGCCGAAAGCGATCGAGCTGTTCGCCGACTGGACGGATCGCATCAAGGCGGGCGAGGTGCCGCAGGCGCCGCCGCGTCCGAAGGGGCTCGAACGCAACGTCGTCATCACGCAGTGGGACTGGGCCGAGCCGCACGTGTACCTCCACGATCTGATCACGTCCGACCGGCGCAATCCCCGCGTCAACGGCAACGGCCTCATCTACGGGTCGCTCGAGCTCTCGGCCGATTACCTGCCGGTGCTCGATCCGGTGAAGCACACGGTGACGAAGGTGCCGCTCACCGTGCGGGATCCGAAGACGCCGGCGCCTTCCGCGGCGATGATGCAGCCGTCGCCGTATTGGGGGCAGGAGGTGTTGTGGACGAGCCAGTCGAACGTCCACAACCCGATGATGGACGAGCAGGGCCGCGTCTGGATTACCGCGGCCATCCGGCCGTCGGCGAACCCCGACTACTGCCGCGAGGGATCGAGCCATCCGTCGGCGAAGCTGTTCCCGATCAACAACGCCGGCCGTCATCTCGCCGTGTGGGATTCGAAGACGCAGCAGCTCACGCACATCAGCACGTGCTTCGGCACGCATCATCTCGCGTTCGCCGAGGATGCGAATCACACGCTGTGGACGAGCGGCGGCGGCCAGGTGGTTGGCTGGATCAATCGCAAGATCTGGGACGAGACGCACGACGAGGCGAAGGCGCAGGGGTGGACCGCGCTGATTCTGGACGCGAACGGCAACGGCCGGCGCGACGAGTACGTCGAGCCGAACCAGCCCTTGGATCCCGCGAAGGACAAGCGTTGGGCCGGCGCGTTCTACGCCGTGCAACCGGCGCCCGACGGATCCGTCTGGGGATCGCAGCTCGGCTACCCCGGCGCGATCGTGCGCCTGAGCCCGGGCGCGAGCCCGCCCGAGACCGCGCTGGCCGAGGTCTACGTTCCTCCGTACAAGGAGAAAGTCGCGGGCTACTCCCCGCGCGGAATGGACATCGATCGGAGCGGTGTGGCCTGGGTGCCGCTCGCGAGCGGCCATCTGGCGAGCTTCGATCGGCGCAAGTGCAAGGGGCCGCTCAACGGTCCGGCCGCGGCGACCGGCGAGCACTGCCCGGAGGGCTGGACGCTCCACGCCGAGCCGCTGCCCAACTTCAAGAACGTCACCGATTCGGGCAGCACCGAAGGGAGCTACTACACCTGGGTGGATTGGTTCAACGCGCTCGGCCTCGGCGAGAACGTTCCGATGAGCACCGGCAATGCCTCGGAAGGCCTGCTGGTGCTGAAGGACGGTCAGTGGATCGTCCTGCGCGTGCCGTATCCAAACGGATTCTTCGCGAAGTGGGTGGACGGCCGGATCGACAACCCTGAAATCGGATGGAAGGGCCGAGGACTCTGGGCAACGGTGAGCACGCGGGCGCCGTTTCATACTGAAACGGGCAAAGGCACGACGAGCAAGGTCCTCAAGTTCCAGATGCGAGGGACGCCGCTCGATCGATGA
- a CDS encoding TrpB-like pyridoxal phosphate-dependent enzyme — MPDSIKYVLDESQIPTHWYNIAADLPAPLPPVLHPGTLQPLGPDDLAPLFPMSLIMQEVATEREIEIPEPVREVYRQWRPSPLFRARRLERALQTPARIYYKYEGVSPAGSHKPNTAVPQAFYNKQAGISRIVTETGAGQWGSSLAFAGALFGIDVQVFMVRVSFDQKPYRRTFMETFGARCVASPSNETTFGRAVLQKTPQSPGSLGIAISEAVEVAASRGDTNYALGSVLNHVLLHQTIIGVEAIAQFGLADDYPDVVVGCTGGGSNFAGVAFPFIGAGLRGGPRPRVVAVEPAACPSLTRGKYAYDFGDTAGMTPLAKMHTLGSAFVPPGFHAGGLRYHGMAPLVSHLKALDLIEARAPRQLECFEAGVQFARAEGIVPAPEANHAVRGATDEAIRCREEGVSRAILFNLCGHGHFDMQAYADYFAGKLVDQSYDEADLALALAGLPAVPGQ; from the coding sequence ATGCCCGACAGCATCAAGTACGTGCTCGACGAGTCGCAGATTCCCACCCACTGGTACAACATCGCCGCCGATCTTCCGGCGCCTCTGCCGCCGGTGCTGCACCCCGGCACGCTCCAGCCGCTCGGGCCGGACGACCTCGCACCGCTGTTTCCGATGTCGCTCATCATGCAGGAGGTCGCGACCGAGCGTGAGATCGAGATTCCGGAGCCGGTCCGCGAGGTCTACCGCCAGTGGCGGCCGTCGCCGCTGTTCCGCGCGCGCCGTCTGGAGCGCGCGCTCCAAACGCCGGCGCGCATCTACTACAAGTACGAAGGCGTCAGCCCCGCCGGCAGCCACAAGCCGAACACGGCCGTTCCACAGGCGTTCTACAACAAGCAGGCCGGCATCTCGCGCATCGTCACCGAGACCGGCGCGGGGCAGTGGGGATCGTCGCTGGCGTTTGCGGGAGCGCTGTTCGGCATCGACGTGCAGGTCTTCATGGTGCGCGTGTCGTTCGATCAGAAGCCGTACCGGCGGACGTTCATGGAGACGTTCGGCGCGCGTTGCGTCGCGAGCCCGTCGAACGAGACGACGTTCGGGCGCGCGGTGCTCCAGAAGACGCCGCAGAGTCCCGGCAGCCTCGGGATCGCGATCTCGGAGGCGGTCGAGGTGGCCGCCAGCCGCGGCGACACGAACTACGCCCTCGGCTCGGTGTTGAATCACGTGCTGCTGCACCAGACGATCATCGGCGTCGAGGCGATCGCGCAGTTCGGCCTGGCCGACGACTACCCGGACGTCGTCGTCGGCTGCACCGGCGGCGGTTCGAACTTCGCCGGCGTGGCCTTTCCGTTCATCGGCGCCGGCCTGCGCGGCGGGCCGCGGCCTCGGGTCGTCGCCGTGGAGCCGGCCGCCTGCCCGAGCCTGACGCGCGGCAAGTACGCCTACGACTTCGGCGACACCGCCGGGATGACGCCGCTCGCGAAGATGCACACGCTCGGATCGGCGTTCGTGCCGCCCGGCTTCCACGCGGGCGGCCTGCGCTACCACGGCATGGCTCCGCTCGTGTCGCACCTGAAGGCACTGGATCTGATCGAAGCGCGCGCGCCGCGCCAGCTCGAGTGCTTCGAGGCCGGCGTCCAGTTCGCGCGCGCCGAAGGCATCGTGCCCGCGCCGGAAGCGAACCACGCGGTGCGCGGCGCGACCGACGAGGCGATCCGCTGCCGCGAGGAAGGCGTGTCGCGCGCCATCCTGTTCAATCTCTGCGGCCACGGCCATTTCGACATGCAGGCCTACGCCGACTACTTCGCGGGCAAGCTCGTGGACCAGTCGTACGACGAGGCCGATCTTGCGCTCGCGCTGGCCGGATTGCCGGCCGTGCCGGGCCAGTAG
- a CDS encoding PEP-CTERM sorting domain-containing protein translates to MDMKRGLSLMALVGLLVVGSSTPAAASSILYFWDFHIAYDNSLPYEQQHERMTEALGDSQVTSLHTVKFAETLEEFTNTVGNYDLGILFLQQTGKFDSPTAAAEYDAAFAALATAVANGKRAIVDDWGGDNGVAPPALFSNTHLENGLGTDYTGYTAETESFTVFAPSLLFNLNASVDLFDPGWTVPIYGLTVPQGSTCGARFSNNDCAIVFGNDGRTIVNGFLNDTFVSETQGKQLYINEINTLLATPVPEPASMLLVGSGLAAAAARLRRRRQRRGN, encoded by the coding sequence ATGGACATGAAACGCGGCTTGTCGCTGATGGCGCTCGTCGGGCTGCTCGTCGTTGGAAGCAGCACGCCGGCCGCAGCGAGCTCAATTCTGTACTTCTGGGACTTTCACATCGCCTACGACAACAGTCTGCCCTACGAACAGCAGCACGAACGGATGACCGAAGCGTTGGGCGACTCGCAGGTCACGAGCCTGCACACCGTCAAGTTCGCCGAGACGCTCGAGGAGTTCACCAACACGGTCGGCAACTACGACCTCGGCATCCTGTTCCTCCAGCAGACCGGCAAGTTCGATTCGCCGACCGCGGCCGCCGAGTACGACGCGGCGTTCGCGGCGCTTGCGACCGCTGTCGCCAACGGCAAGCGGGCGATCGTCGACGACTGGGGTGGCGACAACGGCGTGGCGCCGCCAGCGCTGTTCTCCAACACGCATCTCGAGAACGGCCTCGGCACCGACTACACGGGCTACACGGCCGAGACGGAGAGCTTCACCGTGTTCGCGCCGTCGCTCCTGTTCAATCTGAATGCCTCGGTGGATCTCTTCGATCCGGGCTGGACCGTTCCGATCTACGGATTGACGGTGCCGCAAGGAAGCACCTGCGGCGCGAGGTTCTCGAACAACGACTGCGCCATCGTCTTCGGGAACGACGGCCGTACGATCGTGAACGGGTTCCTGAACGACACCTTCGTGAGCGAGACGCAGGGCAAGCAGCTCTACATCAACGAGATCAACACGCTGCTCGCGACACCGGTCCCCGAGCCCGCATCGATGCTGCTCGTCGGCAGCGGTCTCGCGGCGGCGGCGGCGCGGCTCCGGCGGCGGCGCCAGCGGCGCGGCAACTGA
- a CDS encoding DUF2934 domain-containing protein: protein MKKKSPDAPKTKTTTSPDAAVPKRTRAPRQKTAPVIAADEMVEQEATTWSDPTDDEIARRAYEIFESRDELGGDAMADWLQAERELKLQR, encoded by the coding sequence ATGAAGAAGAAGTCACCTGACGCGCCAAAGACGAAGACCACGACATCGCCCGATGCGGCCGTGCCGAAGCGCACGCGGGCGCCGCGCCAGAAGACGGCGCCGGTCATCGCCGCCGACGAGATGGTCGAGCAGGAGGCCACGACGTGGAGCGATCCGACCGACGACGAGATCGCGCGCCGCGCGTATGAGATCTTCGAGTCGCGCGACGAGCTGGGCGGCGACGCCATGGCCGACTGGCTGCAGGCCGAACGCGAGTTGAAGCTCCAGCGCTGA
- a CDS encoding HupE/UreJ family protein: MGLIGLAAAMPAAAHPVPFSYVDVQVRGTAIEVAVVAHAYDLAHDLGLDVGMADTLLLDPVILRRQATAIAALVGGRLTLRADGVTLRPGAWSMPEAIADRASVRVRATYSATSAPGVLTITADFFPYDSQHQTFVNVYETGELRTQAILGNGRHDLDYFTGSRQGAWAVVRKFVPSGVHHILIGPDHILFLVGLLLLGGTVRRLAVVVTGFTLAHSITLSLAALNVVNPPATVIEPAIALSIVYVGIDNLLVRGGRDVRAWIAFGFGFIHGFGFANVLREMDLPARALGWSLGSFNVGVEIGQLIIVVPVAAALGALRARSAPAARLVAVAGSAVVIAAGAFWFVQRVFFPGGAT; encoded by the coding sequence GTGGGCCTGATCGGGCTGGCTGCGGCCATGCCGGCCGCGGCGCACCCCGTGCCATTCAGCTACGTAGACGTGCAGGTCAGGGGCACGGCGATTGAGGTCGCGGTCGTCGCGCATGCCTACGACCTCGCGCACGACCTCGGCCTCGACGTCGGGATGGCCGACACGCTCCTGCTCGATCCCGTCATCCTGCGGCGGCAGGCCACTGCGATTGCGGCGCTCGTCGGGGGGCGGCTGACGCTCCGCGCCGACGGCGTGACGCTCCGGCCAGGCGCGTGGTCCATGCCGGAGGCGATTGCCGACCGCGCCTCGGTCCGCGTGCGGGCGACCTACAGCGCGACATCCGCGCCAGGCGTCCTCACGATCACCGCGGACTTCTTCCCGTACGATTCGCAGCACCAGACGTTCGTCAACGTGTACGAAACGGGCGAGCTCCGCACGCAGGCCATTCTCGGCAACGGGAGGCACGATCTCGACTACTTCACCGGATCGCGCCAGGGTGCGTGGGCCGTGGTGAGGAAGTTCGTGCCGTCTGGCGTGCATCACATCCTGATCGGGCCCGATCACATCCTTTTCCTCGTCGGGTTGCTGCTCCTCGGCGGCACCGTCCGGCGGCTGGCCGTGGTCGTCACCGGTTTCACCCTGGCGCACAGCATCACGCTGTCGCTGGCCGCGCTGAACGTCGTGAATCCGCCCGCGACGGTGATCGAGCCGGCGATCGCGCTGAGCATCGTGTACGTCGGCATCGACAACCTGCTCGTGCGGGGAGGCCGGGACGTCCGGGCCTGGATCGCGTTCGGGTTCGGATTCATCCACGGATTCGGATTCGCGAACGTGCTTCGCGAGATGGATTTGCCGGCGCGGGCGCTGGGGTGGTCGCTGGGCTCGTTCAACGTGGGCGTCGAGATCGGCCAACTGATCATCGTCGTGCCGGTCGCCGCCGCGCTCGGCGCCCTGCGGGCCAGGAGTGCGCCGGCGGCGAGGCTCGTGGCGGTGGCGGGCTCGGCCGTCGTCATCGCGGCCGGTGCGTTCTGGTTCGTGCAGCGTGTATTCTTTCCCGGAGGCGCAACATGA
- a CDS encoding MFS transporter, producing MHPYIKPRLMGMMFLQFFIWGGWYATGGNYMKSQGVEWESWIYWAYLASPVGSIVAPFFTGMIADRLFPVQKVLGVMHVVSGLFVLAAPVLAERTGSPLLFVVALFVHMLCYMPTVGLAMATAFHLLPNKEQEFPHVRLFGTIGWIAAGIIVSRLLQGDTTALPMYIAGAGGLLMGLYSLTLPNVPPPGAGKRVTARDIVGIDALAQLKSRAFVVFIMSVMLTSIPLATYFAYVPVFLRDAGVPNPAFRMTFGQMSEVLFLVLLPWFFLRLGVKGVLLAGMTAWMVRYTLFAFGAPEAIVWMLMFGIALHGPCYDFVYVAGQVYIDRKATPAIRAQAQGLFVLATYGVGQGLGTVAAGLIYNSTLAGVTGSAALAEWQTFWFIALAFAIVVTTLFVAGFNEKDASLRTGVAVTTGH from the coding sequence ATGCACCCGTACATCAAACCTCGCCTGATGGGGATGATGTTCCTGCAGTTCTTCATCTGGGGCGGGTGGTACGCGACCGGCGGCAACTACATGAAGAGCCAGGGCGTCGAGTGGGAGTCCTGGATCTACTGGGCCTACCTCGCCAGCCCGGTCGGCTCGATCGTCGCGCCGTTCTTCACGGGGATGATCGCCGACCGCCTGTTTCCCGTGCAGAAAGTGCTGGGCGTGATGCACGTGGTGAGCGGCCTCTTCGTGCTGGCGGCGCCGGTGCTCGCCGAACGCACGGGCTCGCCGCTGCTGTTCGTCGTCGCGCTGTTCGTCCACATGCTCTGCTACATGCCGACCGTCGGGCTCGCGATGGCGACGGCGTTCCATCTGCTGCCGAACAAGGAGCAGGAGTTCCCGCACGTGCGGCTGTTCGGAACGATCGGCTGGATCGCCGCCGGGATCATCGTGAGCCGGCTGCTCCAGGGCGACACGACCGCGCTGCCCATGTACATCGCCGGCGCGGGCGGACTGCTCATGGGCCTCTACAGCCTGACGCTGCCGAACGTGCCGCCGCCGGGCGCCGGCAAGCGCGTCACGGCCCGCGATATCGTCGGCATCGACGCGCTCGCGCAGCTCAAGTCGCGCGCCTTCGTCGTGTTCATCATGAGCGTGATGCTCACGAGCATTCCGCTCGCGACCTACTTCGCCTACGTGCCGGTGTTTCTGCGCGACGCCGGCGTGCCGAACCCGGCCTTCCGTATGACGTTCGGGCAGATGTCGGAGGTGCTGTTCCTCGTCCTGCTGCCCTGGTTCTTCCTGCGGCTCGGCGTCAAAGGTGTGCTGCTGGCCGGGATGACGGCCTGGATGGTGCGCTACACGCTCTTCGCCTTTGGCGCGCCTGAGGCGATCGTCTGGATGCTGATGTTCGGCATCGCGCTCCACGGACCGTGCTACGACTTCGTGTACGTGGCCGGCCAGGTCTACATCGATCGCAAGGCGACGCCCGCGATCCGCGCGCAGGCGCAGGGGCTCTTCGTGCTGGCGACCTACGGCGTGGGCCAGGGGCTCGGAACCGTCGCGGCGGGCCTGATCTACAACTCGACGCTGGCCGGCGTGACCGGCAGCGCCGCGCTGGCCGAATGGCAGACGTTCTGGTTCATCGCGCTCGCCTTCGCGATCGTCGTCACCACGCTGTTCGTGGCCGGCTTCAACGAGAAGGACGCGTCGCTTCGCACCGGCGTCGCGGTGACGACGGGACACTGA
- a CDS encoding sugar phosphate isomerase/epimerase, producing the protein MKFALLSVSYSGLFYDGAALSIEQQIRKARAMGFDALAIETKRPVAFPLDLSRADRARIRALAADEGIALCAVESMSNFTSRHMEERENNLVMMRAILDLASDLGVDMVKVFAAWPGMINDEEAVAMYAPYERGSHYKRPYPPDLRRWQRAVGGIQEVAAWAADMGITLVLQNHAPVTAPGYEDTLAMIQEIDRPNVRMCLDVPLFYDRQDDAYVREAVRECRQVVAYTHYGAWNFREGAGGEPLQGPAPSFGGRINYEAFVDALAAIGYDGYLSSEYCVAVVRHHRIAGVEEVDRGTELALRYMKAVAERAVRAHGRPALSGVVA; encoded by the coding sequence ATGAAGTTCGCGCTGCTCTCGGTGTCGTACTCCGGCCTGTTCTACGACGGTGCCGCGCTGTCGATCGAACAGCAGATTCGCAAGGCCAGGGCGATGGGCTTCGACGCGCTCGCCATCGAGACGAAGCGGCCCGTCGCGTTCCCGCTCGACCTCAGCCGGGCCGATCGCGCGCGGATCCGCGCGCTCGCCGCCGACGAAGGCATCGCCCTCTGTGCCGTCGAGAGCATGTCCAACTTCACCAGCCGCCACATGGAGGAGCGCGAGAACAACCTCGTGATGATGCGCGCGATCCTCGACTTGGCGAGCGACCTCGGCGTCGACATGGTCAAGGTGTTCGCGGCCTGGCCTGGCATGATCAACGACGAAGAGGCGGTCGCGATGTACGCGCCGTACGAGCGCGGCAGCCACTACAAGCGCCCCTATCCTCCCGATCTGCGCCGCTGGCAGCGCGCCGTCGGCGGCATCCAGGAAGTGGCCGCCTGGGCCGCCGACATGGGCATCACGCTCGTGCTCCAGAACCACGCGCCCGTCACCGCACCGGGCTACGAGGACACGCTCGCGATGATCCAGGAGATCGATCGGCCGAACGTGAGGATGTGCCTGGACGTCCCGCTCTTCTACGACCGGCAGGACGACGCGTACGTGCGGGAGGCGGTGCGGGAGTGCCGGCAGGTCGTCGCCTACACGCACTACGGGGCCTGGAACTTCCGTGAAGGCGCCGGCGGCGAGCCGCTTCAGGGGCCGGCGCCGTCGTTCGGCGGCCGCATCAACTACGAAGCCTTCGTGGACGCGTTGGCCGCCATCGGCTACGACGGGTATCTCTCGTCCGAGTACTGCGTCGCGGTCGTGCGCCATCACCGCATCGCCGGCGTCGAAGAAGTCGATCGCGGCACGGAGCTCGCGCTGCGGTACATGAAGGCCGTCGCCGAGCGTGCCGTGCGCGCGCACGGCCGGCCGGCGCTGTCGGGCGTCGTCGCCTAG
- a CDS encoding VCBS repeat-containing protein has translation MARQHWGLIAVAALAAAAPIALQGQVNGRFSPDARFTATTVNGLQQIGAATWRIEKGEIVGTPTSPDGGWLVLDRGYQDVQFAASFRCAGDCTAGVMVRSEKGASGLQGLYSVLAGGERGAMAVAVDAQGRITSRTPLTGSINTIRIAPPPAPAPAARAGGGGRAGAPGGAAPPPFVSMFPPTPSSDFRPNDWNKVEIILEADVLRLAVNAPGSVNGVATSGSSGFGPIALHVAGTGEVRFKDLELKDLNRRITPPETVSPRFRAQKIEDFYYGWSMAAGDFNHDGVLDVTAGNRYYLGPSFSESRELYLAQPFNPAKEYTPAMVNFAFDYTGDGWDDILVAESRAPALYVNPKGEARRWTRYAVFPQVISEVMSFKDVDGDKVPDAIYSGSGTVQWATSDKANPTGPWKAYAVSTPGPPGSSIHGVGAGDVNGDGRVDLIAPHGWWEQPAGGATQTPWTFHQAAFGRAGNAGGEFEVWDVNGDKLPDIVTALAAHGFGLAWYEQKRDAAGKITWVEHVIMNDFASKNAGGVTFSELHALTAADIDGDGIKDIVTGKRHWAHLESTYDPDAYSPAVLYWYRTVRNPKAPGGAEFVPELIHNRSGVGSMISTADLNRDGAADVMAATNRGNYIFWGRPGTGRRGAAPPAAPPARGRQ, from the coding sequence ATGGCACGACAGCATTGGGGACTGATCGCGGTGGCCGCGCTCGCGGCCGCGGCACCGATCGCATTGCAGGGACAGGTCAACGGCCGCTTCTCGCCGGACGCGCGCTTCACGGCGACGACGGTGAACGGCCTGCAGCAGATCGGGGCCGCGACGTGGCGCATCGAAAAGGGGGAGATCGTCGGCACGCCGACGAGCCCTGATGGCGGATGGCTGGTGCTCGACCGGGGCTACCAGGACGTCCAGTTCGCGGCGTCGTTCCGCTGCGCCGGCGACTGCACGGCGGGCGTCATGGTGCGCAGCGAGAAGGGCGCATCGGGACTGCAGGGGCTGTACTCGGTGCTCGCCGGCGGCGAGCGCGGAGCGATGGCGGTCGCGGTGGATGCGCAGGGGCGGATTACGAGCCGGACGCCGCTGACCGGCTCCATCAACACGATTAGGATTGCGCCGCCGCCCGCGCCGGCGCCGGCCGCACGTGCTGGAGGCGGCGGGCGTGCCGGTGCGCCGGGCGGTGCGGCGCCACCGCCGTTCGTGTCGATGTTTCCGCCGACGCCCTCGTCCGACTTCCGTCCGAACGACTGGAACAAGGTCGAGATCATCCTCGAGGCTGACGTTCTGCGCCTGGCGGTGAACGCGCCGGGCTCGGTCAACGGCGTGGCGACCAGCGGCTCGAGCGGGTTCGGTCCGATCGCGCTGCACGTCGCCGGCACCGGCGAGGTGCGGTTCAAGGACCTCGAGCTCAAGGATCTGAACCGCCGGATCACGCCGCCCGAGACCGTCTCGCCGCGCTTCCGCGCGCAGAAGATCGAGGACTTCTACTACGGCTGGTCGATGGCCGCCGGCGATTTCAATCACGACGGCGTGCTGGACGTCACGGCCGGCAATCGCTACTACCTCGGGCCGTCCTTCTCCGAGTCGCGCGAGCTCTACCTGGCGCAGCCGTTCAACCCGGCGAAGGAGTACACGCCCGCGATGGTGAACTTCGCGTTCGACTACACCGGCGACGGATGGGACGACATCCTCGTCGCCGAGTCGCGGGCGCCCGCGCTCTACGTGAATCCGAAGGGCGAAGCACGCCGGTGGACGCGCTATGCGGTGTTCCCGCAGGTCATCTCCGAGGTGATGAGCTTCAAGGACGTCGACGGCGACAAGGTGCCGGACGCCATCTACTCGGGCAGCGGCACGGTGCAGTGGGCGACGTCGGACAAGGCGAACCCGACCGGCCCTTGGAAGGCCTATGCCGTATCGACGCCCGGACCTCCGGGTTCCAGCATCCACGGCGTCGGCGCCGGCGACGTGAACGGCGACGGCCGCGTCGATCTCATCGCGCCCCACGGCTGGTGGGAGCAGCCGGCGGGCGGCGCGACCCAGACGCCCTGGACGTTCCACCAGGCGGCGTTCGGCCGCGCGGGCAACGCGGGCGGCGAGTTCGAGGTCTGGGACGTGAACGGCGACAAGCTTCCCGACATCGTGACCGCGCTGGCGGCTCACGGCTTCGGCCTCGCGTGGTACGAGCAGAAGCGCGACGCGGCCGGGAAGATCACGTGGGTCGAGCACGTCATCATGAACGACTTCGCGTCGAAGAACGCCGGGGGCGTGACGTTCAGCGAGCTGCACGCGCTCACGGCCGCCGACATCGACGGCGACGGCATCAAGGACATCGTCACCGGCAAGCGGCACTGGGCACACCTCGAGAGCACGTACGACCCGGACGCCTACTCGCCCGCGGTGCTGTACTGGTATCGCACGGTGCGCAATCCCAAGGCGCCCGGCGGGGCGGAGTTCGTTCCCGAGCTGATCCACAACCGGTCCGGCGTCGGATCGATGATCTCCACGGCTGACCTGAACCGGGACGGCGCCGCGGACGTGATGGCCGCCACGAATCGAGGCAACTACATCTTCTGGGGCCGGCCGGGCACGGGACGGCGTGGTGCGGCACCGCCAGCAGCTCCGCCCGCCCGCGGGCGTCAGTAG